A genomic region of Candidatus Paceibacterota bacterium contains the following coding sequences:
- the rbfA gene encoding 30S ribosome-binding factor RbfA, whose amino-acid sequence MASEKRAGKFVSLFTKLVSEFIARRNVGNGFATITGMEFSNDLKSAKVFVSIYPEKEEKEMLVFLGKNRGKIGKYASEKTKMRFLPKLEFVLDKGEKNRQKIEKILSAGV is encoded by the coding sequence ATGGCATCCGAGAAAAGAGCGGGAAAATTCGTTTCCCTCTTCACAAAACTGGTTTCGGAATTTATCGCCAGGCGAAATGTTGGAAATGGATTCGCAACAATCACCGGGATGGAATTTTCAAACGACTTAAAATCTGCTAAAGTATTTGTCAGTATTTATCCGGAAAAAGAAGAAAAAGAAATGCTGGTTTTTCTGGGAAAAAACCGTGGAAAAATCGGAAAATACGCCTCCGAAAAAACCAAAATGAGATTTCTGCCCAAACTTGAATTCGTTTTGGACAAAGGAGAAAAAAACCGGCAAAAGATAGAAAAGATTTTGTCGGCAGGGGTTTAA
- the infB gene encoding translation initiation factor IF-2: MNTENKNLIPRSPIVVIMGHIDHGKTTLLDFIRKTKVAEKESGGITQHIGAYEIELDKGKVKRKITFLDTPGHEAFSKIRERGAKIADVAVLVVAADDGMKEQTYETLDAIKNADIPFVVAINKIDKEGANPERIKKQLSEKEVYLEEWGGKTPAVEISAKTGQGVDNLLEMILLLSDMEEFKTDPNAPASGYIAEAHVDKKRGVSATLVIQNGKLKQGMHVVASDACAPVRIFENFLGKSIKEASAPSPVQITGFNKLPAAGSEFQTFENKKEAEVAIEKFISASAGKINKDLGPKIQGEHDVSIVALVLKSDAGGSAEALEKIAQKLGSDKTTIKILRSDVGDINEDDVRLVSSAGENALIIGFRVKQETAAAALSERFTVPVKIFDIIYEAEDWLKEEIKKREPLEMKEETVGKAKLLKIFKNDKTKKIVGGEVISGKIFLNANIKIYRRDFFLGEGKITELQQNKNKADEVKEGLQFGALIQTKANIAEKDIFEIIEKIQI, from the coding sequence ATGAATACTGAAAATAAAAATTTAATCCCCCGCTCGCCCATAGTTGTCATCATGGGGCATATTGACCACGGCAAAACCACGCTCTTGGATTTTATCAGAAAAACAAAAGTGGCGGAAAAAGAATCGGGTGGAATTACCCAGCACATTGGCGCGTATGAAATAGAATTGGACAAAGGAAAGGTAAAAAGGAAAATAACTTTTCTCGACACGCCCGGGCACGAAGCATTTTCAAAAATCAGGGAACGTGGAGCGAAAATAGCCGATGTCGCCGTTCTTGTTGTCGCCGCTGATGACGGGATGAAAGAACAAACATACGAAACCCTTGACGCGATAAAAAACGCCGATATCCCTTTCGTTGTGGCGATAAACAAAATAGACAAAGAAGGGGCCAACCCCGAACGAATTAAAAAACAGCTTTCCGAAAAAGAAGTGTATCTTGAAGAATGGGGCGGAAAAACTCCGGCAGTGGAAATTTCCGCCAAAACAGGGCAAGGCGTGGATAATCTTTTGGAAATGATTTTGCTTCTTTCCGACATGGAAGAATTCAAGACCGACCCCAACGCTCCGGCTTCCGGCTATATCGCGGAAGCGCACGTTGATAAAAAAAGGGGCGTTTCTGCGACTCTTGTCATACAAAACGGCAAATTAAAGCAAGGAATGCACGTGGTCGCCTCCGACGCGTGCGCCCCGGTAAGGATTTTTGAAAATTTTCTTGGAAAATCCATAAAAGAAGCATCCGCGCCTTCTCCTGTTCAGATAACGGGATTCAATAAATTACCCGCGGCAGGAAGCGAATTCCAAACTTTTGAAAACAAAAAAGAAGCGGAGGTCGCGATTGAAAAGTTTATCTCCGCTTCCGCGGGGAAAATCAATAAAGATCTTGGGCCGAAAATCCAAGGAGAACATGATGTTTCTATTGTAGCTCTCGTGCTTAAATCGGACGCAGGCGGCTCGGCTGAGGCGCTTGAAAAAATCGCGCAGAAACTAGGAAGCGATAAAACGACTATAAAAATTCTGCGTTCCGACGTGGGCGATATAAACGAAGACGACGTAAGGCTGGTATCAAGCGCCGGAGAAAACGCGCTGATAATCGGATTTAGAGTAAAACAAGAAACGGCCGCGGCGGCTCTTAGCGAACGCTTCACCGTTCCGGTTAAAATTTTTGACATAATATACGAAGCCGAAGACTGGCTGAAAGAAGAAATAAAAAAACGCGAGCCCCTTGAGATGAAAGAAGAAACGGTTGGCAAGGCAAAATTATTAAAAATTTTTAAAAACGACAAAACCAAAAAAATCGTCGGAGGAGAAGTGATTTCCGGAAAAATATTCCTGAACGCCAACATAAAAATATACCGCCGCGATTTTTTCCTGGGAGAAGGAAAAATAACGGAGCTCCAGCAAAACAAAAACAAAGCTGACGAAGTCAAAGAAGGACTGCAATTCGGGGCGCTGATTCAAACCAAGGCGAATATCGCCGAAAAAGACATATTTGAGATTATAGAAAAAATTCAAATCTAA
- the ftsH gene encoding ATP-dependent zinc metalloprotease FtsH produces MAKKELKPNMGNYGRHFITALLALMLLAAGYSFLAESFSKKESMTLSEVASQINSDGISKISVAGDNLNIILKDGVEKVSKKEAETSLSETLKNYGVSPEKLAGVSIEVQNPTGFWFWAGNLLPFILPLVFILVFFWFIARQAKSSALQAFNFGQSRARVIGPNDKGEKVAFKDIAGVKEAKEELREIVDFLKNPQKFLNIGARIPKGVLLMGAPGTGKTLLARAVAGEAGVPFFHMSGSEFVEMFVGVGASRVRDLFSMAKKASPAIVFVDEIDAVGRHRGAGLGGGHDEREQTLNQILVELDGFEPNEKLIVMAATNRPDVLDPALLRPGRFDRRVVLDLPDIGDREEILKIHARKKPLAGEVDLKRIAERTPGFSGADLQNLMNEGAILAAREDRKEITQLDLTRSIEKVMLGPERKSHILSIDEKKISSYHEAGHALVAAALPNADPVHKVSIVARGRAAGYTLKLPEHERHLYSKSHFLEELAVALGGYAAEKLVFNEITTGASDDLRRATDIARALTTRYGMSDKIGPVSLGEHGDLVFLGKDIGMEKEYSEEVASLIDQEVSKFMKDAFRRAKDILVKHKTSLDLVAKTLIEKESIEKDEFEKLMKVSGVRK; encoded by the coding sequence ATGGCCAAAAAAGAATTAAAACCGAACATGGGCAATTACGGGCGTCATTTTATCACGGCGCTTTTGGCACTGATGCTTTTGGCCGCCGGATATTCTTTTTTGGCTGAATCTTTTTCCAAAAAAGAAAGCATGACTTTGTCCGAAGTCGCCAGCCAGATTAATTCGGACGGTATTTCAAAAATATCGGTTGCAGGAGACAATTTGAATATTATTTTGAAAGACGGCGTTGAAAAAGTTTCCAAGAAGGAAGCGGAAACTTCTCTTTCCGAAACTCTTAAAAATTACGGGGTATCTCCGGAGAAGCTCGCTGGAGTAAGCATAGAGGTGCAGAATCCGACCGGGTTCTGGTTTTGGGCCGGCAATCTTTTGCCTTTCATTCTGCCTTTGGTTTTTATTCTGGTCTTTTTCTGGTTTATAGCGAGACAGGCAAAAAGCAGCGCGCTTCAAGCTTTCAATTTCGGTCAATCGCGCGCTCGCGTAATCGGTCCCAATGACAAAGGAGAAAAAGTCGCGTTTAAGGATATTGCCGGAGTCAAAGAAGCGAAAGAAGAGCTGCGCGAAATAGTCGATTTTCTTAAAAACCCGCAGAAATTTTTAAACATCGGCGCGCGGATTCCCAAAGGTGTTTTGCTTATGGGCGCTCCGGGAACAGGAAAGACTTTGCTTGCCCGCGCGGTTGCCGGCGAAGCGGGAGTTCCTTTTTTTCATATGTCCGGTTCGGAGTTTGTGGAAATGTTCGTTGGTGTGGGCGCTTCACGCGTCCGAGATCTTTTCAGCATGGCGAAAAAAGCGTCGCCTGCCATTGTTTTTGTTGATGAAATAGACGCCGTAGGAAGGCATCGAGGGGCCGGTCTCGGAGGAGGACATGACGAACGCGAACAAACTTTAAATCAGATTCTTGTGGAGCTTGACGGATTTGAACCCAATGAAAAACTTATTGTCATGGCGGCGACAAACAGACCGGATGTTTTGGACCCGGCGCTGCTTCGTCCGGGAAGATTTGACCGCAGGGTTGTTCTGGATTTGCCGGATATCGGAGACCGCGAGGAAATTTTAAAAATACACGCGCGTAAAAAACCTCTTGCCGGAGAAGTTGACTTGAAAAGAATTGCGGAACGCACTCCGGGATTTTCCGGAGCCGATTTGCAGAATCTCATGAACGAGGGAGCGATACTGGCGGCACGTGAAGACAGAAAAGAAATTACACAGTTAGACCTTACGAGGTCAATTGAAAAAGTAATGCTTGGTCCCGAAAGAAAGAGCCATATTTTGAGCATTGATGAAAAGAAAATTTCTTCTTACCACGAAGCCGGGCATGCTCTCGTGGCGGCGGCTTTGCCGAATGCCGACCCCGTGCATAAAGTTTCCATAGTGGCGCGCGGAAGGGCAGCCGGATATACTTTAAAACTTCCGGAGCATGAAAGGCATCTATATTCAAAATCCCATTTTCTTGAAGAGCTTGCGGTGGCGCTTGGCGGGTATGCCGCGGAAAAATTGGTTTTTAACGAAATCACGACAGGCGCGTCCGATGATTTAAGAAGAGCTACGGACATCGCGCGCGCTCTGACCACAAGATACGGCATGTCCGATAAAATCGGCCCGGTGTCTTTGGGCGAGCACGGAGACTTGGTGTTTTTGGGAAAGGATATTGGAATGGAAAAAGAATACTCCGAAGAAGTGGCTTCTCTTATTGACCAAGAGGTGAGTAAATTTATGAAAGACGCTTTCAGACGCGCCAAAGATATTTTGGTGAAGCATAAAACCAGCCTTGACCTTGTCGCCAAAACTTTGATAGAAAAAGAAAGCATTGAAAAAGACGAGTTTGAAAAATTAATGAAAGTATCGGGGGTCAGGAAATAA